Proteins co-encoded in one Lynx canadensis isolate LIC74 chromosome C1, mLynCan4.pri.v2, whole genome shotgun sequence genomic window:
- the IFI44L gene encoding interferon-induced protein 44-like isoform X3, translating into MLCDSMGLHEEEGVGLCVDDIPHILKGCVPDRYEFSPHKSITPDHPMFIASPSLKDKIHCVAYVLDINSISSITSKEVAKFKEVQKEVLNCGTALVVLLTKIDKCSEILQDNFLNMNNSMTSQSQIIKVSKMLDIPIYNIFMVENYASELELDPLKDTLILFVLRQMLRIVDDILEDLPLETGPQAERPILSTGGPRYAPLQTTLWIPALFMILISVTPFKPPQQN; encoded by the exons ATGTTGTGTGACTCCATGGGGCTACATGAGGAAGAGGGAGTAGGATTGTGTGTGGATGATATACCCCACATCTTAAAAGGCTGTGTGCCAGACAGGTATGAG TTTAGCCCCCATAAATCAATTACGCCAGACCATCCTATGTTCATCGCCTCTCCGTCACTGAAGGACAAGATTCACTGTGTGGCCTATGTCTTAGATATCAACTCTATCAGTTCTATCACCTCTAAGGAGGTGGCAAAGTTCAAAGAAGTTCAAAAAGAGGTCTTAAACTGTG GTACAGCACTTGTGGTCTTGCTTACTAAAATTGATAAGTGCAGTGAAATTCTTCAAGACAACTTTTTAAACATGAATAATTCTATGACGTCCCAAAGCCAG ATAATAAAAGTCAGCAAAATGCTAGATATTCCTATTTATAATATCTTTATGGTTGAAAATTATGCATCAGAGTTGGAACTGGACCCTTTAAAGGACACTCTGATCCTGTTTGTCCTGAGGCAGATGTTACGGATAGTGGATGACATTTTAGAGGATTTGCCTCTTGAAACAG GACCTCAAGCTGAAAGGCCAATCCTGAGCACTGGTGGGCCAAGATATGCCCCACTGCAGACCACCCTCTGGATTCCTGCactatttatgattttaatttctgTGACACCTTTTAAACCTCCCCAGCAAAATTAA
- the IFI44 gene encoding interferon-induced protein 44 isoform X1, which produces MAVRTRLTWMQEKNLQTYFGGKQFTLLYKASVHEFSAYDLFKRCCDQGPIVVVIYKDHYVVGAYMKTSCKKEEKIPIVLFALEENTISECKISSYVPTELFYDGSGRRNDLEFHINMRKQVMTLNLDTSEKLRLPHMQASPFQECEVFRCEDLLDRRTLEGINELHESLLSAVNTYKPHKNLVPQVRILLLGPTRAGKSSFFNSVKSVFRGHVTHQALVGSEPTGVSDTYRTYSIKDTVDGNFLPFILCDTMGLHERGKGLCVDDIAYILKGHISDRYQFNSMKPITPSHCNYIHYPLLKDRIHCAAFVLDINSVKYISHEMIAKIKEIRRQLIKCGMPHVVLLTHVDSMQLITKGDLTDIYRCIPVKHKLEAVHKKLGFALSDMLVVSNYTSEWELDPVKDVLILSALRHMLWISDDFLEDLTAQGNKNLVV; this is translated from the exons ATGGCGGTGAGAACTCGTTTGACATGGATGCAAGAAAAGAATCTGCAAACTTATTTTGGAGGAAAACAGTTTACCCTTCTCTATAAAGCTAGTGTTCATGAATTCTCTGCATATGATTTGTTTAAGAGATGCTGTGATCAAGGGCCGATTGTGGTGGTGATTTATAAGGACCACTATGTTGTTGGGGCATATATGAAAACAAGTtgcaagaaagaggagaaaattccCATCGTCCTTTTTGCTCTTGAAGAGAATACAATTTCAGAATGCAAAATAAGCTCATATGTACCAACTGAATTGTTTTATGATGGTAGTGGAAGAAGGAATGACTTAGAATTCCACATAAATATGAGGAAACAAGTGATGACTCTGAACTTAGATACAAGTGAAAAACTTCGATTACCTCATATGCAAGCTTCTCCCTTTCAGGAATGTGAAGTTTTCCGATGTGAAG ATTTGTTGGACAGAAGGACTCTGGAAGGAATTAATGA GCTCCACGAGAGCTTATTGTCAGCCGTGAACACTTACAAACCACATAAAAACCTCGTTCCCCAAGTGCGAATTCTGCTGCTGGGTCCGACTAGAGCTGGGAAGTCTAGCTTTTTCAACTCAGTGAAGTCTGTTTTCCGAGGCCATGTCACACACCAGGCTCTGGTGGGCTCTGAACCAACTGGGGTTTCTGACACG TACAGGACATATTCCATTAAGGATACGGTGGATGGCAACTTCCTGCCTTTTATTCTGTGTGACACAATGGGCCTGCATGAGAGAGGAAAAGGGCTGTGTGTGGATGACATAGCTTACATCTTGAAAGGCCACATTTCTGACAGATACCAG TTTAACTCCATGAAACCAATCACACCAAGTCATTGTAACTATATTCACTACCCGTTGCTGAAGGACAGAATTCATTGTGCGGCATTTGTGCTTGATATCAACTCTGTTAAATACATCTCTCATGAGATGATAGCAAAGATCAAAGAAATTCGAAGGCAATTGATAAAGTGTG GTATGCCACATGTGGTTTTGCTCACTCATGTGGATAGCATGCAGCTGATTACAAAAGGTGACCTTACAGACATATATAGATGTATTCCTGTGAAGCACAAG TTAGAGGCAGTCCACAAAAAACTTGGATTTGCTCTTTCTGATATGTTGGTGGTTAGTAATTATACCTCAGAGTGGGAGTTGGACCCTGTAAAAGATGTTTTGATCCTCTCTGCGCTAAGACATATGCTGTGGATTTCAGATGACTTCTTAGAAGATTTGACCGCTCAAGGAAACAAGAATTTAGTGGTGTAA
- the IFI44 gene encoding interferon-induced protein 44 isoform X2 — MAVRTRLTWMQEKNLQTYFGGKQFTLLYKASVHEFSAYDLFKRCCDQGPIVVVIYKDHYVVGAYMKTSCKKEEKIPIVLFALEENTISECKISSYVPTELFYDGSGRRNDLEFHINMRKQVMTLNLDTSEKLRLPHMQASPFQECEVFRCEDLLDRRTLEGINELHESLLSAVNTYKPHKNLVPQVRILLLGPTRAGKSSFFNSVKSVFRGHVTHQALVGSEPTGVSDTYRTYSIKDTVDGNFLPFILCDTMGLHERGKGLCVDDIAYILKGHISDRYQFNSMKPITPSHCNYIHYPLLKDRIHCAAFVLDINSVKYISHEMIAKIKEIRRQLIKCVRGSPQKTWICSF, encoded by the exons ATGGCGGTGAGAACTCGTTTGACATGGATGCAAGAAAAGAATCTGCAAACTTATTTTGGAGGAAAACAGTTTACCCTTCTCTATAAAGCTAGTGTTCATGAATTCTCTGCATATGATTTGTTTAAGAGATGCTGTGATCAAGGGCCGATTGTGGTGGTGATTTATAAGGACCACTATGTTGTTGGGGCATATATGAAAACAAGTtgcaagaaagaggagaaaattccCATCGTCCTTTTTGCTCTTGAAGAGAATACAATTTCAGAATGCAAAATAAGCTCATATGTACCAACTGAATTGTTTTATGATGGTAGTGGAAGAAGGAATGACTTAGAATTCCACATAAATATGAGGAAACAAGTGATGACTCTGAACTTAGATACAAGTGAAAAACTTCGATTACCTCATATGCAAGCTTCTCCCTTTCAGGAATGTGAAGTTTTCCGATGTGAAG ATTTGTTGGACAGAAGGACTCTGGAAGGAATTAATGA GCTCCACGAGAGCTTATTGTCAGCCGTGAACACTTACAAACCACATAAAAACCTCGTTCCCCAAGTGCGAATTCTGCTGCTGGGTCCGACTAGAGCTGGGAAGTCTAGCTTTTTCAACTCAGTGAAGTCTGTTTTCCGAGGCCATGTCACACACCAGGCTCTGGTGGGCTCTGAACCAACTGGGGTTTCTGACACG TACAGGACATATTCCATTAAGGATACGGTGGATGGCAACTTCCTGCCTTTTATTCTGTGTGACACAATGGGCCTGCATGAGAGAGGAAAAGGGCTGTGTGTGGATGACATAGCTTACATCTTGAAAGGCCACATTTCTGACAGATACCAG TTTAACTCCATGAAACCAATCACACCAAGTCATTGTAACTATATTCACTACCCGTTGCTGAAGGACAGAATTCATTGTGCGGCATTTGTGCTTGATATCAACTCTGTTAAATACATCTCTCATGAGATGATAGCAAAGATCAAAGAAATTCGAAGGCAATTGATAAAGTGTG TTAGAGGCAGTCCACAAAAAACTTGGATTTGCTCTTTCTGA